A genomic window from Pseudogulbenkiania sp. MAI-1 includes:
- a CDS encoding LysR family transcriptional regulator, translating to MDTLKALMVFMTTAENGSFSDAARKLGVSPAAISQSIARLEQELEVRLFNRTTRQLTLTEDGRRFYAQCRGPVNNLDAAINQLKASRDEPAGHLRISLPNSFGRHFILPLMGEFCQRHPKIRVFFGLDDHFSDLIEDGYDVGVRVGMMPDSRLSARHLAQLPLYTVATPDYWAKHGRPQKPDDLAGHNCINYQFPTSGRLCKWEFEREGERIPLEVNGIYTLNDIEAVCEMARLGFGVAQVPGHEAMPYLRSGELEAVLTDFISLERSIYICFPHREHIAPRTRVFVDYVAEKLASHPDIVADLPGLDLTAKREAAQR from the coding sequence ATGGATACCTTGAAGGCACTGATGGTCTTTATGACCACCGCCGAAAACGGCAGTTTTTCCGACGCCGCGCGCAAGCTTGGCGTTTCTCCCGCCGCCATCAGCCAGAGCATCGCCCGGCTGGAACAGGAGCTGGAAGTCCGCCTGTTCAACCGCACCACGCGCCAGCTGACGCTGACCGAGGACGGCCGGCGCTTCTACGCGCAATGCCGCGGGCCGGTCAACAACCTGGATGCGGCGATCAACCAGCTCAAGGCGAGCCGCGACGAGCCGGCGGGGCACCTGCGCATCAGCCTGCCCAACTCCTTCGGCCGGCACTTCATCCTGCCGCTGATGGGCGAGTTCTGCCAGCGCCATCCCAAGATCCGGGTGTTCTTCGGCCTCGACGACCACTTCAGCGACCTGATCGAGGACGGTTACGACGTCGGCGTGCGCGTCGGCATGATGCCCGATTCGCGGCTGTCGGCGCGCCACCTGGCGCAGCTGCCCTTGTATACGGTGGCGACCCCCGACTACTGGGCCAAGCACGGCCGTCCGCAAAAGCCGGACGACCTGGCCGGCCACAACTGCATCAACTACCAGTTCCCGACCTCGGGCCGGCTGTGCAAGTGGGAGTTCGAGCGCGAGGGCGAACGCATCCCGCTGGAAGTCAACGGCATCTACACGCTGAACGACATCGAGGCGGTGTGCGAAATGGCGCGCCTGGGTTTCGGCGTGGCGCAGGTGCCTGGGCACGAGGCGATGCCGTATCTGCGCAGCGGCGAGCTGGAGGCGGTGCTGACCGACTTCATCTCGCTGGAGCGCTCGATCTACATCTGTTTCCCGCACCGCGAGCACATCGCGCCGCGTACCCGGGTGTTCGTCGACTACGTCGCCGAGAAGCTGGCCAGCCACCCGGACATCGTCGCCGATTTGCCGGGTTTGGACCTGACCGCAAAGCGCGAGGCCGCGCAGCGCTAA